A window of the SAR324 cluster bacterium genome harbors these coding sequences:
- a CDS encoding helix-turn-helix domain-containing protein has protein sequence MAPQSTSAFLKESKAAEYLCILKKTLQCWRFNHKGPTYAKLNNKLIRYHQVDLDKWMKRQSVTHDQHEFI, from the coding sequence ATGGCACCCCAATCCACTTCTGCATTCCTCAAAGAATCAAAAGCTGCTGAGTACCTCTGCATTTTGAAGAAGACTCTCCAATGTTGGCGCTTTAATCACAAAGGGCCCACCTACGCTAAGCTTAACAACAAGCTGATTCGCTACCATCAGGTTGATCTTGATAAGTGGATGAAACGGCAGAGTGTAACCCATGATCAACATGAGTTTATATGA